One genomic region from Frateuria soli encodes:
- a CDS encoding cytochrome C oxidase subunit IV family protein, whose translation MNARPQRSHRSGPKPPSLGSNLWTLVSLLVLLGLSAGSALLKLGPFNTVANLGIAAIKALLVLTIFMRLKADNALLRIVASAGFAWLAVMIALGLADVLTRTPLPAPW comes from the coding sequence ATGAACGCGCGCCCGCAACGCAGCCACCGCAGCGGCCCGAAACCACCCTCGCTGGGCAGCAACCTGTGGACGCTGGTGTCCCTGCTGGTGTTGCTGGGTTTGAGCGCCGGCAGCGCGCTGCTCAAGCTCGGGCCATTCAACACGGTGGCCAACCTCGGCATCGCGGCGATCAAGGCGCTGCTGGTGCTGACCATCTTCATGCGCCTGAAAGCCGACAACGCGCTGCTGCGGATCGTCGCCAGCGCCGGATTCGCGTGGCTGGCGGTGATGATCGCGCTGGGCCTGGCCGACGTGCTGACGCGCACGCCGCTGCCGGCTCCCTGGTGA
- a CDS encoding cytochrome c oxidase subunit 3 family protein — MNARIHPVPEQFDDPVQQREAATLGMWAFLATEILFFGVLFAGYTLCRVRFPEAFAEASRHTDMLLGTIETAVLLTSSCAVALSVREVQLGGRRLATALLGATALLGVSFLVMHGFEYYAEYQEGLIPRIHYTQHGVYAHGMEIFYCLYYFITGFHSIHVTIGVVLMAVMGWRTWHGAFDQDYHTPLELTALYWHLVDIVWIFVYPVIYLVGRAG; from the coding sequence ATGAACGCCCGAATCCATCCCGTGCCCGAGCAGTTCGACGACCCCGTGCAGCAGCGCGAGGCCGCGACGCTGGGCATGTGGGCGTTCCTGGCCACCGAGATCCTGTTCTTCGGCGTGCTGTTCGCCGGCTACACACTGTGCCGCGTGCGCTTCCCCGAGGCCTTCGCCGAAGCCAGCCGGCACACCGACATGCTGCTGGGCACGATCGAAACCGCGGTGCTGCTGACCAGCAGCTGCGCCGTGGCGTTGTCCGTGCGCGAGGTACAACTGGGCGGCCGGCGGCTGGCCACCGCGCTGCTGGGTGCCACCGCGCTGCTGGGCGTGAGCTTCCTGGTCATGCACGGGTTCGAGTACTACGCCGAGTACCAGGAAGGACTGATCCCGCGCATCCACTACACCCAGCACGGCGTGTACGCGCACGGCATGGAGATCTTCTACTGCCTGTACTACTTCATCACCGGCTTCCACAGCATCCACGTCACCATCGGCGTGGTGCTGATGGCGGTGATGGGCTGGCGCACCTGGCATGGCGCCTTCGACCAGGACTACCACACGCCGCTGGAACTGACCGCGCTGTACTGGCACCTGGTCGACATCGTGTGGATCTTCGTCTACCCGGTGATCTACCTGGTCGGGAGGGCCGGATGA